A single genomic interval of Syntrophobotulus glycolicus DSM 8271 harbors:
- a CDS encoding citrate/2-methylcitrate synthase: MENGKFLKFEEKLLDNLCNIAQKRNYIKQDLYSKYDVKRGLRDQDGRGVLVGLTEIGDVHSYILDENEMVPVPGRLRYRGYDVNDLVRGFMTDKRFGFEEITYLLLFGGLPTKGELEEFVSLLANYQRLPEEFARDMILKAPSKDIMNGLARSVLALYSYDDNPEDTSIRNVLQQCLKLIALFPSIVVYCFQAFSHYHGNKSLYIHSPNPQLSLAENILYMLRPDMQYTPLEADLLDLALVLHAEHGGGNNSSFVTHVVTSTGTDTYSVIASALGSLKGPRHGGANIKVIQMIEDIKANVGNWEDDEELTNYLSKILSKDTFDKSGLIYGVGHAIYSISDPRALILKDYAGKLASEKGLSKEYNLYASIERLAPPLVIAKNNLGSKVVCANVDFYSGFVYKMLNIPVEMFTPIFAIARISGWGAHRIEEIVNSGKIIRPAYKSVAPRQQYIPINQRNCAK, translated from the coding sequence ATGGAAAACGGTAAATTTCTGAAATTTGAAGAAAAATTACTGGACAATTTATGTAATATTGCGCAAAAACGGAATTATATCAAGCAGGATCTTTATAGTAAATATGACGTAAAAAGAGGGCTGAGGGATCAGGACGGGAGAGGGGTTCTGGTCGGACTGACGGAAATCGGGGATGTTCATTCCTATATTTTAGATGAAAATGAGATGGTTCCCGTACCAGGCAGGCTGCGGTACCGCGGTTATGATGTCAATGATCTCGTGCGCGGGTTTATGACCGACAAAAGATTCGGCTTTGAAGAAATTACTTATTTGCTGCTCTTCGGAGGTCTTCCGACAAAAGGAGAACTGGAGGAGTTCGTTTCCCTTTTGGCCAACTACCAAAGGCTACCTGAAGAGTTTGCCCGGGATATGATCCTGAAGGCCCCCAGCAAGGACATCATGAATGGGCTGGCCAGAAGTGTCCTGGCTTTGTATTCTTATGACGACAATCCTGAGGATACCTCAATTAGAAATGTCCTGCAGCAATGCCTGAAGCTGATTGCTCTATTTCCTTCAATCGTTGTCTATTGTTTCCAGGCGTTTTCCCATTATCATGGAAATAAAAGTCTTTATATTCACAGCCCCAATCCCCAGCTTTCCTTAGCGGAAAATATTCTTTATATGCTTAGGCCGGATATGCAGTACACTCCATTGGAAGCTGATCTTCTTGATTTGGCTTTGGTTTTGCATGCCGAGCATGGCGGTGGAAATAACTCTTCTTTTGTAACCCATGTTGTTACATCCACCGGAACGGATACCTATTCCGTAATCGCATCTGCTCTGGGCTCTTTAAAAGGCCCCAGACATGGGGGAGCAAATATTAAGGTCATCCAAATGATTGAAGATATTAAAGCAAATGTGGGAAATTGGGAGGATGATGAAGAGCTGACAAATTACCTCTCGAAGATTCTTTCCAAGGATACTTTTGATAAATCAGGGCTGATTTATGGAGTCGGACACGCCATTTACTCGATTTCCGATCCGCGGGCACTGATTCTTAAGGATTATGCAGGCAAGCTGGCCAGTGAAAAAGGACTTTCCAAGGAATATAACCTTTATGCGAGTATAGAGAGATTGGCGCCTCCGCTGGTCATCGCGAAAAACAATTTGGGCAGCAAGGTAGTCTGTGCCAATGTCGATTTTTATTCCGGTTTTGTTTATAAAATGCTGAATATTCCGGTGGAAATGTTTACTCCGATCTTTGCCATCGCGAGAATTTCCGGCTGGGGCGCGCACCGGATCGAAGAAATTGTCAACTCAGGCAAGATCATCAGACCGGCCTATAAGAGTGTAGCGCCTCGTCAGCAGTATATTCCGATCAATCAGCGGAATTGTGCAAAATAA
- a CDS encoding oxoprolinase family protein, whose translation MNIFKELDKSLAMLDELRILAQAEHIIYRQKGESHTADRFKQLEEKLLEAIRILSQE comes from the coding sequence ATGAATATATTTAAAGAACTGGATAAAAGTCTTGCTATGCTGGATGAATTGAGAATTTTGGCCCAGGCTGAGCATATCATATACAGACAAAAAGGGGAAAGCCATACGGCAGACAGGTTTAAGCAGCTTGAAGAGAAGCTGCTGGAAGCGATACGGATATTGAGCCAGGAATAA